The Ranitomeya variabilis isolate aRanVar5 chromosome 7, aRanVar5.hap1, whole genome shotgun sequence genome includes a window with the following:
- the ACKR3 gene encoding atypical chemokine receptor 3 — MSAADFVTTMDYTDGINSSDLNITMESVSCPNTLNRTAMLYSLAIVHIFIFVIGLLANSVVIWLNLQSKTTGYETHLYIFNLAVADLCVLLTLPVWIVSLVQHNQWPMGEMTCKVTHLIFSINLFSSIFFLACMSVDRYLSVSLRGTISKHRRRIIRRLVCVLVWLVAFAVSLPDTYYLKTVSSGNNETFCRFMYPEHTYKEWLLGMEILNILLGFIIPFAIITVFYCLLAWTLSSSSSSSLSSSSSSSSVDQERRISGRLIVSYVVVFMVCWLPYHMLLLLDVFYFLHLLPFSCLLDNFLYAGLNITQCYSLLHCCINPVLYSLIHRNYRYEIMKAFIFRYSSKTGLTKLIDSSKVSEAEYSAVEQTPK; from the coding sequence ATGAGTGCTGCAGACTTTGTCACCACGATGGATTACACGGATGGCATCAACTCCAGCGATCTCAACATCACCATGGAGTCTGTGTCATGCCCTAATACATTGAACAGGACCGCAATGCTGTACTCTCTAGCCATTGTCCACATCTTTATCTTCGTTATAGGACTTTTGGCCAACTCTGTAGTCATTTGGCTCAATCTCCAGTCTAAGACTACCGGCTACGAAACTCACCTATACATCTTCAATTTGGCTGTGGCTGACCTCTGTGTACTTCTGACCCTGCCTGTATGGATTGTTTCATTAGTTCAGCATAACCAGTGGCCAATGGGTGAGATGACCTGCAAGGTGACCCACCTGATCTTCTCCATCAATCTCTTTAGCAGCATTTTCTTTCTGGCGTGCATGAGCGTTGATCGCTATTTGTCTGTTTCTCTACGTGGAACCATTAGTAAACACAGGAGACGGATTATACGTCGGCTGGTTTGTGTACTTGTCTGGCTAGTTGCCTTTGCTGTCTCCCTTCCTGACACATATTATTTAAAAACTGTGTCTTCTGGCAATAATGAGACTTTTTGTCGCTTCATGTACCCAGAACATACGTACAAAGAGTGGTTACTCGGAATGGAAATCCTAAACATTTTACTGGGTTTCATCATCCCATTTGCAATCATTACAGTCTTCTATTGCCTCTTGGCATGGACTTTGTCATCTTCCTCATCTTCTTCGTTATCCTCCTCATCATCGTCATCATCTGTGGACCAAGAGAGAAGAATCAGTGGAAGACTCATTGTTTCTTATGTAGTAGTATTTATGGTGTGTTGGTTGCCCTACCATATGCTGCTGCTATTGGATGTATTTTATTTCCTACACCTGTTACCCTTCAGCTGCTTACTAGACAATTTTCTATATGCTGGCCTTAATATCACCCAGTGCTACTCACTCCTTCACTGTTGCATCAACCCGGTCTTGTACAGTCTTATTCACCGAAACTACCGCTATGAGATCATGAAAGCTTTCATCTTTCGTTACTCTTCGAAAACTGGTCTTACCAAACTCATTGACTCCTCCAAGGTTTCTGAAGCAGAATACTCAGctgtggagcaaaccccaaaatga